One segment of Brassica napus cultivar Da-Ae chromosome C3, Da-Ae, whole genome shotgun sequence DNA contains the following:
- the LOC106388561 gene encoding heat stress transcription factor B-2b, translating into MPGEQTGEVGGGCSAGNSGGSSGGGGGESQRSIPTPFLTKTYQLVDDPVYDELISWNEDGSTFIVWKPAEFARDLLPKYFKHNNFSSFVRQLNTYGFRKVVPDRWEFSNDCFRRGEKILLRDIQRRKISQPAMAAAAAPVLAHVVSPSNSGEEQVISSNSSPAGTGGGGGSVGVALQRTTSSTTAPELMEENERLRKENVQLSQELTKLKGLYSNIYKLMSNFTSGGADCAKTLDLMPERQEMSEEATETGTGLKLLTPRLFGVSIGVKRARRDHELGAAAVEEDDNQEEEEQGSDDKSEPMEENNSVDHNGPWLELGK; encoded by the exons ATGCCGGGGGAACAAACAGGAGAGGTTGGCGGCGGTTGTAGCGCCGGTAATAGTGGAGGAAGCAGTGGCGGCGGTGGAGGAGAATCGCAGAGGTCAATACCGACGCCGTTTCTAACGAAAACGTACCAGCTTGTGGATGAtccggtttacgacgaattgaTTTCGTGGAACGAGGACGGTTCAACATTCATCGTATGGAAACCAGCTGAGTTCGCGAGAGATCTCCTCCCCAAATACTTCAAACACAACAACTTCTCCAGCTTCGTCCGTCAGCTCAACACTTAT GGGTTTCGAAAAGTGGTTCCGGATCGTTGGGAGTTCTCTAATGATTGTTTCCGGAGAGGTGAGAAGATTCTGCTTCGCGATATTCAACGCCGGAAAATCTCTCAGCCCGCTATGGCCGCTGCCGCTGCTCCGGTGTTAGCTCACGTTGTTTCACCGTCTAACTCTGGAGAAGAGCAGGTGATTTCTTCCAACTCATCCCCTGCGGgtacaggaggaggaggaggatcggTTGGTGTGGCTCTGCAGAGGACGACGAGCTCCACCACAGCGCCGGAGCTGATGGAGGAGAACGAGCGGTTGAGGAAGGAGAATGTACAGTTGAGTCAAGAGCTGACAAAGCTTAAAGGTTTGTATTCCAATATCTACAAGCTGATGTCGAATTTCACGTCAGGTGGAGCGGATTGTGCGAAAACGTTGGATCTGATGCCGGAGAGACAAGAGATGAGTGAAGAAGCCACAGAAACAGGGACTGGTCTGAAGCTCTTGACCCCGAGGTTGTTTGGGGTTTCGATTGGGGTGAAGCGAGCTAGAAGAGACCATGAGTTGGGTGCTGCTGCTGTGGAAGAGGATGATAaccaagaggaagaagaacaaGGCTCCGATGATAAGTCAGAGCCAATGGAGGAGAATAACTCCGTTGACCACAATGGGCCATGGCTTGAACTTGGAAAGTGA
- the LOC106387223 gene encoding F-box protein At4g00893-like, with the protein MSRLVLKDNIIASASCKSWCEAALSVRVVEKHPWLLSFSKRSSLFELHDPVQSKSYTLNLPDLAESTVRYSSHSWLLMHASTTKDLFFFNPFTRELISLPKSTLPFQAIAFSSPPTSDNCVVVALNFKLRQHYVTISTCHPGATEWITEAFPAALLYYMKSKLVYLNDRFYCFTFGGDSLYSFHPSSRTWVCLADVYHYHQLQGGWERRETFLAEKQGELFLVFTCGKEKPVVFKQGSLQWEKMSSTELDGFTIFFSSYYSQIRTNLPWMRKNLCSLRFGNNRMRCLSYSFDKSRYNPHKGSLSWLKLVSRPKCLWIDPPDNVLDYLG; encoded by the coding sequence ATGTCTCGTCTTGTGTTAAAAGATAACATCATTGCATCAGCTTCTTGCAAATCATGGTGTGAAGCTGCACTATCCGTTCGGGTAGTGGAAAAGCATCCTTGGCTGCTGAGCTTCTCTAAACGTAGCAGTTTATTTGAGCTCCACGATCCGGTACAGTCGAAGTCGTACACTTTGAATCTGCCAGATCTAGCTGAGTCAACCGTGCGCTACTCATCACACAGCTGGTTACTTATGCACGCATCTACCACAAAGGacttgtttttcttcaacccGTTTACTCGGGAGCTCATAAGCTTGCCTAAGTCTACGCTACCATTCCAGGCAATCGcattctcttctcctcctacATCTGATAATTGTGTTGTGGTAGCCTTAAACTTTAAGTTGCGGCAGCATTATGTCACCATCAGCACTTGCCATCCTGGAGCAACTGAGTGGATTACCGAGGCCTTCCCTGCCGCTTTACTATATTATATGAAGAGCAAGCTTGTCTATCTCAATGATCGATTCTATTGTTTTACCTTTGGTGGAGACTCCTTGTATTCCTTTCACCCGTCTTCCAGGACATGGGTTTGTCTTGCGGATGTATATCACTATCATCAACTGCAAGGTGGGTGGGAGAGGAGAGAAACTTTCTTGGCAGAGAAGCAAGGAGAGCTCTTTCTCGTGTTTACTTGTGGCAAGGAAAAACCAGTGGTGTTTAAACAAGGCTCTTTGCAATGGGAGAAGATGTCTAGTACTGAGCTTGATGGCTTCACAATCTTCTTCAGTTCTTATTACTCTCAGATTAGGACTAATCTTCCATGGATGAGGAAAAATCTCTGCTCCTTAAGGTTTGGTAACAACCGCATGCGTTGTCTCTCCTattcttttgataaaagcaGGTACAATCCACATAAGGGAAGTCTGAGCTGGCTAAAACTTGTTTCTCGTCCAAAGTGCCTCTGGATCGATCCGCCCGATAATGTTTTAGACTATTTGGGTTGA